The following are encoded in a window of Candida dubliniensis CD36 chromosome 4, complete sequence genomic DNA:
- the SPT16 gene encoding FACT (FAcilitates Chromatin Transcription) complex subunit, putative (Similar to S. cerevisiae CDC68;~In S. cerevisiae: the FACT complex facilitates RNA Polymerase II transcription elongation through nucleosomes by destabilizing and then reassembling nucleosome structure;~In C. albicans: antifungal target): protein MSEVNIDPGLFYKRLSIFQKQLSANNIPQALIIVGGRSDENTYKKSTVLQNWLLGYEFVHTAIYITLDKCIFITSEGKSKYLKHLTNQKPDMIELWIRTKDIDHNKQLFIKLLEIMNKNGNKYGKVLKDKYEGKFIDEWNEILNEKNHSLNIIDLALTISQSLAIKDSEEFNNTKIASNASVVMMDTFVNEMMIIVDDEKKITNSQLTDQIEDKIDNNKWYLQSKLGKNLLQSIKDFDPEYLEYCYSPIIQNGGDYDLKPSAISNDKLLIGEGVILSSIGLRYKSYCSNIARTFLIDPTKEMEKNYDFLLKLQKYIIDNLLKDGIFANKVYQNTIDYIKKERPDLIDHFTKNCGWLLGIEFRDSTFILNGKTINRKLTTGQIISLTIGFNDLSDFQGGNKINYALLLTDTIKITDDSSILLTNYSKDRPAISFSFNDSNDSNNNDSNNNNNNKNGNNNRPGISQPPTTKLEISNKENTTILKSKLRHENINADEANSEKLRQEIQSKLHEKRLKEGLTRFSKADATDGDDFKPIFKKYESYVRESQIPNSVNDLKIHIDYKNQTIILPISGRPIPFHINSYKNGSQNEEGDFTYLRLNFNSPGAGGNVTKKQELPYEDSPDNSFLRSITIRSKDRQRMIDVYKAIQDLKKDSVKREQEKKQMADVIIQPNLIELKGSRIKKLDNIFIRPTPDTKKLGGILQIHENGLRYYQSSFKNDQKVDILFSNIKHLFFQPCKDELIVLIHCHLKNPIMIGKRKTFDIQFYREASDMAFDETGGRKRKYRYGDEDELQQEQEERRRKALLDKEFKGFAELIADSSHGMVDLDIPFRELGFQGVPFRSSVLCVPTRDCLVQLIDPPYLVITLEEIEIAHLERVQFGLKNFDLVFVFKDFNKPVIHINTIPVELLEDVKSWLTDVDIPISEGQMNLNWVQIMKTVLADPYQFFIDGGWSFLTGEGESDEEEESDEESEFQASDEDPQDEDEESDDYASEESDDYSGSDDNDDDDDDSESGEDWDTLERKAAKADRNSGFD, encoded by the coding sequence atGTCAGAAGTAAACATTGATCCTGGATTATTTTATAAACgattatcaattttccaaaaacaaCTTTCTGCCAATAATATTCCTCAAGcattaattattgttggTGGTCGTAGTGATGAAAATACTTATAAAAAATCCACCGTTTTACAAAATTGGTTATTAGGTTATGAATTTGTTCATACAGCAATTTATATTACTTTAGATAAATGTATTTTTATTACTTCTGAAGGGAAAtctaaatatttaaaacaTTTAACTAATCAAAAACCTGATATGATTGAATTATGGATTAGAACTAAAGATATTGAtcataataaacaattgtttattaaattattagaaattatgaataaaaatggtaataaatATGGGAAAGTATTAAAAGATAAATATGAAggtaaatttattgatgaatggaatgaaattttaaatgaaaaaaatcattctttaaatattattgatttagcATTAACAATTTCTCAATCATTAGCTATTAAAGATTCTGaagaatttaataatactaaaatTGCTTCTAATGCTAGTGTAGTTATGATGGATACATTTGTTAATgaaatgatgattattgttgatgatgaaaaaaaaatcactaATAGTCAATTAACTGATCAAATTGAagataaaattgataataataaatggtATTTACAAAGTAAATTAgggaaaaatttattacaatcaattaaagattTTGATCCCGAATATCTTGAATATTGTTATTCAccaattattcaaaatggTGGTGATTATGATTTAAAACCAAGTGCTATAtctaatgataaattattaattggtGAAGGAGTAATTTTATCATCTATTGGGTTAAGATATAAATCTTATTGTTCTAATATTGCTAGaacttttttaattgatccGACTaaagaaatggaaaaaaattatgattttttattaaaattacaaaaatatattattgataatttattaaaagatgGTATTTTTGCTAATAaagtttatcaaaatactatagattatattaaaaaggaaagaccagatttaattgatcattTCACAAAAAATTGTGGTTGGTTATTAGGTATTGAATTTAGAGATCTGACATTTATTTTAAATGgtaaaacaattaatagAAAATTGACAACTGGACAAATTATATCTTTGACTATTggatttaatgatttatcagATTTTCAAGGGGggaataaaattaattatgcTTTATTATTGACTGATACAATTAAAATTACTGatgattcatcaattttgttAACTAATTATTCTAAAGATAGACCCGCCATaagtttttctttcaatgaTAGCAATGatagcaataataatgatagcaataataataataataataagaatggTAATAACAATCGACCAGGTATATCACAACCTCCCACCACTAAATTGGAAATAtctaataaagaaaataccACGATtcttaaatcaaaattacgtcatgaaaatattaatgcTGATGAAGCTAATTCTGAAAAATTAAGACAAGAAATTCAAAGTAAATTACATGAAAAAAGATTAAAAGAAGGTTTAACAAGATTTTCTAAAGCTGATGCAActgatggtgatgattttaaaccaatttttaaaaaatatgaatcTTATGTTAGAGAATCACAAATTCCTAATAGtgttaatgatttaaaaattcatattgattataaaaatcaaacaataattttaCCAATTTCAGGGAGACCAATTCCATTTCATATTAATTCTTATAAAAATGGATCACAAAATGAAGAAGGAGATTTTACATATCTTCGattaaattttaattctcCTGGTGCTGGAGGTAATGTTActaaaaaacaagaattacCTTATGAAGATTCTCCtgataattcatttttaagATCAATTACTATTCGTTCAAAAGATCGTCAAAGAATGATTGATGTTTATAAAGCTATtcaagatttgaaaaaagattCAGTTAAACgtgaacaagaaaaaaaacaaatggCTGATGTTATAATTCAAcctaatttaattgaattaaaaggttcaagaattaaaaaattagataatatatttattagaCCAACTCCTgatacaaaaaaattaggTGGAATTTTACAAATTCATGAAAATGGTTTAAgatattatcaatcaagttttaaaaatgatCAAAAAGttgatatattattttcaaatattaaacaTTTATTTTTCCAACCTTGTAaagatgaattaattgttttaattcattGTCATTTAAAAAATCCTATAATGATTGGGAAAAGGAAAACTTttgatattcaattttatcgTGAAGCTAGTGATATGGCATTTGATGAAACTGGTGGACGTAAACGGAAATATCGATAtggtgatgaagatgaattacaacaagaacaagaagaacgaagaagaaaagctttattagataaagaatttaaaGGATTTGCTGAATTAATTGCTGATTCTTCTCATGGTATGGTTGATTTAGATATACCATTTCGAGAATTAGGATTTCAAGGTGTACCATTTAGATCATCAGTATTATGTGTCCCCACTAGAGATTGTcttgttcaattaattgatccaCCATATTTAGTTATAACtttagaagaaattgaaattgctCATTTAGAAAGAGTTCAATTTggtttaaaaaattttgatttagtatttgttttcaaaGATTTTAATAAACCAGTAATTCATATTAATACTATCCCAGTGgaattattagaagatGTTAAATCTTGGTTAACTGATGTTGATATTCCTATAAGTGAAGGacaaatgaatttaaattggGTACAAATTATGAAAACTGTATTAGCTGATCcttatcaatttttcattgatgGTGGTTGGTCATTTTTAACTGGTGAAGGTGAAagtgatgaagaagaagaaagtgaTGAAGAAAGTGAATTTCAAGCTAGTGATGAAGATCCtcaagatgaagatgaagaaagtGATGATTATGCAAGTGAAGAAAGTGATGATTATTCTGGAagtgatgataatgatgatgatgatgatgattcagAAAGTGGAGAAGATTGGGATAcattagaaagaaaagcTGCTAAAGCTGATAGAAATTCTGGTTTtgactaa